A genomic stretch from Anopheles nili chromosome X, idAnoNiliSN_F5_01, whole genome shotgun sequence includes:
- the LOC128728809 gene encoding 26S proteasome non-ATPase regulatory subunit 10-like, translated as MSSKSTYFYELTCKTPDEIEGTLQNKPELLQDKDENERFLLHWAALGGREPLVQYILAHHPTQLNAEDDTKATPLILATLGGHQPIVQLLVARGATLNHRNWRGHSALQYACSKGYHDIARLLLEMGANVNVLDELNETPLHRATARGLEQIMGLLLAHGANPNIANREGNTPLHLACEEDRRGCAVLLLKGGAYRHAQNRYEKTPLDLASRSLQDVIASEIDTRHAG; from the exons ATGAGCAGCAAAAGTACGTATTTCTACGAGCTTACCTGCAAAACCCCGGATGAGATCGAAGGCACGCTTCAGAACAAACCGGAACTGCTGCAGGACAAGGACGAG aACGAACGCTTCCTGCTGCACTGGGCCGCCCTCGGTGGCCGGGAACCGCTGGTTCAGTACATCCTGGCCCACCACCCGACCCAACTGAATGCGGAAGACGACACGAAAGCCACCCCACTCATCCTGGCCACGCTTGGTGGCCACCAACCGATCGTGCAGCTGCTAGTAGCACGTGGTGCCACCCTAAACCATCGCAACTGGCGTGGCCACTCCGCACTGCAGTACGCTTGCTCGAAAGGCTACCACGACATCGCACGCCTGCTGCTCGAAATGGGTGCCAACGTGAACGTGCTGGACGAGCTGAACGAAACACCCCTACACCGGGCAACGGCTCGTGGATTGGAGCAAATTATGGGACTACTGCTGGCGCACGGTGCCAATCCAAACATCGCGAACCGTGAGGGCAACACACCGTTACATCTGGCCTGCGAAGAGGACCGCCGAGGTTGTGCCGTGCTGCTGTTAAAAGGAGGCGCCTACCGACACGCGCAAAATCGCTACGAAAAAACGCCACTCGATTTGGCGTCCCGTTCGCTGCAGGACGTGATTGCCAGCGAGATCGACACGAGACACGCAGGTTAA